A single window of Sparus aurata chromosome 12, fSpaAur1.1, whole genome shotgun sequence DNA harbors:
- the slc25a46 gene encoding mitochondrial outer membrane protein SLC25A46: MASRRPDSFDGLGYRGRDDPLYGASYPVRSAGGPAELQHHHWVTTPPDIPGSRNLHHGERTPQYDEPLGEPGGPGAAAGWEAPQPGVPPAEQLNRFAGFGIGLVSLFTENVLAHPCIVFRRQCQVNYHGRCYHLTPFSAVAVMYTITKAQGVKALWKGMGSTFIVHGITLGAEGIISEFTPLPRELPHRWTWKQLAGHLLLKGLTAVVALPFYCASLVETVQSEIVRDDSSSGLLDCVREGLTRLLGVGAPHSRRLLPLSSLLLPTALHAVLRYAIAASVQRVALWLHQRGRKQRVEPSNPLDAYFPELAAAWAGSLVADIVLFPLETALHRLGLQGTRTIIDATDGVVGVGNGGSPLVLPVNTQYDGFSDCLHAIRRKEGTAGFYRGFGALAAQYALHGALLAAARTLLRLLLLEGRGT; this comes from the exons ATGGCCTCCAGGCGGCCGGACAGCTTCGATGGGCTCGGCTACCGCGGCCGCGATGACCCGCTGTACGGAGCGAGTTACCCGGTCAGGAGCGCCGGAGGTCCCGCGGAGTTGCAGCACCACCACTGGGTCACCACGCCGCCGGACATTCCCGGGAGCCGTAACCTGCACCACGGAGAGCGGACTCCACAGTACGACGAGCCGCTGGGAGAGCCCGGAGGTCCCGGAGCCGCAGCCGGCTGGGAAGCCCCGCAGCCCGGTGTACCGCCAGCTG AGCAGCTGAATCGATTCGCAGGCTTTGGAATCGGACTGGTCAG TCTGTTCACAGAGAACGTCCTCGCTCATCCCTGTATCGTCTTCCGCAGACAGTGTCAG GTGAACTACCACGGCCGCTGTTACCACCTGACTCCGTTCAGTGCTGTCGCCGTCATGTACACTATCACCAAGGCTCAG GGTGTGAAGGCTCTGTGGAAGGGGATGGGCAGCACCTTCATCGTTCACGGCATCACGCTCGGAGCTGAAGGCATCATCAGCGAGTTCACGCCATTACCAcg GGAGCTTCCTCACAGGTGGACGTGGAAACAGCTGGCTGGACATTTACTGCTGAAAGG GTTAACAGCTGTGGTCGCTCTGCCGTTTTACTGCGCCAGCCTGGTGGAGACTGTTCAG AGCGAGATCGTCCGGGACGACTCGTCATCCGGTCTGCTCGATTGTGTCCGTGAAGGTCTGACCCGGCTGTTGGGTGTCGGTGCTCCTCACAGTCGTCGTCTGCTTCCTCTCAGTTCTCTGCTACTTCCTACAGCGCTGCACGCCGTCCTGCGATACGCCATTGCCGCCTCCGTTCAGCGGGTGGCACTGTGGCTGCACCAGCGGGGAAGGAAGCAGCGGGTGGAACCCAGCAACCCGCTGGACGCCTACTTCCCCGAGCTGGCGGCGGCGTGGGCGGGATCTCTGGTGGCCGACATTGTGCTGTTTCCTCTGGAGACCGCGCTGCACCGCCTTGGCCTGCAGGGCACCCGCACCATCATCGACGCCACCGATGGCGTGGTAGGCGTGGGAAATGGCGGCAGCCCGCTGGTCCTCCCTGTCAACACGCAGTATGACGGCTTCTCCGACTGTCTCCACGCCATCCGCCGCAAGGAGGGCACGGCAGGGTTTTACCGTGGCTTCGGAGCGCTGGCGGCGCAGTACGCGCTGCACGGAGCGCTGCTGGCTGCGGCCAGGACgctgctgaggctgctgctgctggaggggcGGGGCACTTAG
- the slc31a1 gene encoding high affinity copper uptake protein 1 isoform X2, producing the protein MNHSAMDHSHHHHPTMAPPTTSGHDHGGGHGGNQGGHEGHGGMVMTFYFGYNNVELLFTGLLINTPGEMVGACIGVFLLAVLYEGLKMGRETLLRRSQVNVRYNSMPLPGADGTVLMETHKTVGQRMLSPAHFLQTVLHIVQVVVSYFLMLVFMTYNAYLCIAVAAGAGMGYFLFSWRKAVVVDITEHCH; encoded by the exons ATGAACCACAGCGCCATGGAccacagccaccaccaccatcccacCATGGCCCCGCCCACCACCAGTGGACACGACCACGGAGGAGGACATGGCGGGAACCAAGGCGGACATGAGGGACATGGAGGGATG GTGATGACCTTCTACTTTGGCTACAACAACGTGGAGCTGCTGTTCACGGGTCTGCTCATCAACACCCCTGGAG AGATGGTCGGGGCGTGCATCGGTGTCTTCCTATTGGCCGTCCTGTACGAGGGGTTGAAGATGGGTCGTGAGACGCTGCTGCGTCGCAGTCAGGTCAACGTCCGCTACAACTCCATGCCGCTCCCGGGGGCTGATGGGACGGTGCTGATGGAGACGCACAAGACTGTTGG GCAGCGGATGCTTAGCCCCGCCCATTTCCTGCAGACGGTGTTGCACATCGTTCAGGTGGTCGTCAGCTACTTCCTGATGCTCGTCTTCATGACCTACAACGCTTACCTCTGCATCGCTGTGGCAGCCGGAGCTGGCATGGGCTACTTTCTGTTCAGCTGGCGAAAGGCAGTGGTTGTTGACATCACAGAGCACTGCCATTAA
- the slc31a1 gene encoding high affinity copper uptake protein 1 isoform X1 produces MNHSAMDHSHHHHPTMAPPTTSGHDHGGGHGGNQGGHEGHGGMVMTFYFGYNNVELLFTGLLINTPGEMVGACIGVFLLAVLYEGLKMGRETLLRRSQVNVRYNSMPLPGADGTVLMETHKTVGSVIDSQCSERAELPVRLKSHHSGFSVRQRMLSPAHFLQTVLHIVQVVVSYFLMLVFMTYNAYLCIAVAAGAGMGYFLFSWRKAVVVDITEHCH; encoded by the exons ATGAACCACAGCGCCATGGAccacagccaccaccaccatcccacCATGGCCCCGCCCACCACCAGTGGACACGACCACGGAGGAGGACATGGCGGGAACCAAGGCGGACATGAGGGACATGGAGGGATG GTGATGACCTTCTACTTTGGCTACAACAACGTGGAGCTGCTGTTCACGGGTCTGCTCATCAACACCCCTGGAG AGATGGTCGGGGCGTGCATCGGTGTCTTCCTATTGGCCGTCCTGTACGAGGGGTTGAAGATGGGTCGTGAGACGCTGCTGCGTCGCAGTCAGGTCAACGTCCGCTACAACTCCATGCCGCTCCCGGGGGCTGATGGGACGGTGCTGATGGAGACGCACAAGACTGTTGG CTCAGTGATTGACAGTCAGTGTTCGGAGAGGGCGGAGCTTCCTGTTCGTTTAAAGTCCCACCACTCAGGATTCTCTGTCAG GCAGCGGATGCTTAGCCCCGCCCATTTCCTGCAGACGGTGTTGCACATCGTTCAGGTGGTCGTCAGCTACTTCCTGATGCTCGTCTTCATGACCTACAACGCTTACCTCTGCATCGCTGTGGCAGCCGGAGCTGGCATGGGCTACTTTCTGTTCAGCTGGCGAAAGGCAGTGGTTGTTGACATCACAGAGCACTGCCATTAA